One Arthrobacter sp. FW306-07-I genomic window carries:
- a CDS encoding RNA polymerase sigma factor, with the protein MQSIEHEAERSGQTDESRFCAAYREFSPGVLSYLRARGVEDPEGLTQEVFLALYPQLGDVHGGVKGVKSLVFSIAHGRYVDEYRRRLKAPRTTDYDPAQDPRCSSSAEDELLAVENSGSIKALLNDLQQDQQEVIALRIVADLSVETTAEIMGKTPGAIKQLQRRALCRLRKLRTSLREDRS; encoded by the coding sequence ATGCAGAGCATTGAGCACGAGGCAGAGCGGTCCGGCCAGACGGACGAAAGCCGTTTCTGTGCTGCCTACCGTGAATTTTCACCCGGGGTGCTCAGCTACCTCCGTGCCCGCGGCGTCGAGGATCCCGAGGGCCTGACCCAGGAGGTCTTCCTGGCCCTCTATCCGCAGCTCGGCGATGTCCACGGCGGGGTGAAGGGAGTCAAATCCCTGGTTTTCTCCATCGCGCACGGACGCTATGTGGACGAGTACCGGCGGCGGCTCAAAGCGCCCCGGACCACCGATTACGACCCCGCCCAGGACCCGCGGTGCAGCAGCTCCGCGGAGGATGAACTTCTGGCGGTGGAAAACTCAGGCAGCATCAAAGCACTGCTGAACGATTTGCAGCAGGACCAGCAGGAGGTGATTGCGCTGAGGATCGTGGCTGACCTTTCGGTGGAGACGACGGCGGAAATCATGGGCAAGACCCCGGGTGCCATCAAACAACTGCAGCGCCGGGCGCTCTGCCGGCTGCGCAAGCTCCGCACCTCATTACGGGAGGACCGGTCATGA
- a CDS encoding MFS transporter: MSSAISAPSPTRFPYAAMVVLATIAFTAITTELLPSGLLPQISTGLGVSEPVAGYLAAAYAAVIVVTVVPAARLLGKIPRHALLVGLVLTFALSNALVGLAPDFTSAMIARLVGGLAHGLLWTTMAPFVSRVVPADKVGKALAIVFSGNSLGLAIGAPVGTALGGFLGWRAAFMVLAGFGVVLTVLAFWLLPRVQRISDAARPSLRKAIGQPGVKSVAVAWPLLVLAHFALFTYIAPFIREANLPDYATSLSLTVLGGSGLLGIWIAGLTVDSRPRRSLLLTTAAIAASMFLLPLAVGNLPVALVLMTVWGAGLGAIGIYNQSAILRAGGEYSEAANGLTVLTIQLGITVGALYGSAALVVGGPLLVPAAAAIPVVAAFVITLAGKRYAYPPGPRERIWLEPRPITDKVEDPA; encoded by the coding sequence ATGTCTTCCGCGATTTCCGCGCCGTCCCCTACCCGTTTTCCCTACGCCGCGATGGTGGTCCTCGCCACCATCGCGTTTACTGCCATCACCACCGAACTCCTCCCGTCCGGGCTGCTGCCACAGATCAGCACCGGCCTGGGCGTCTCCGAGCCGGTAGCCGGATACCTGGCCGCGGCCTACGCCGCCGTCATTGTGGTCACGGTGGTTCCGGCGGCGCGTCTGCTGGGGAAGATCCCGCGGCACGCCCTGCTGGTGGGTCTGGTCCTGACATTCGCGCTCAGCAACGCGCTGGTGGGACTGGCGCCGGACTTCACCTCCGCGATGATCGCCAGACTGGTGGGTGGCCTGGCGCACGGATTGCTCTGGACCACCATGGCACCGTTCGTGTCACGGGTGGTGCCGGCGGACAAGGTAGGCAAGGCCCTGGCCATCGTGTTCAGCGGCAACAGCCTGGGCCTGGCCATCGGAGCACCGGTGGGGACGGCGCTGGGCGGGTTCCTGGGCTGGCGCGCCGCGTTCATGGTGCTCGCCGGATTCGGCGTGGTCCTGACCGTTCTGGCATTCTGGCTGCTCCCCCGCGTCCAGCGCATCAGCGACGCCGCCCGCCCCTCCCTGCGCAAGGCGATCGGCCAACCCGGCGTGAAATCAGTGGCGGTCGCCTGGCCACTGCTGGTGCTGGCCCACTTCGCTCTGTTCACGTACATCGCGCCGTTCATCCGTGAAGCGAACCTGCCGGACTACGCCACCAGTCTCTCCCTCACCGTTCTGGGCGGGTCCGGCCTGCTGGGCATCTGGATCGCCGGGCTCACGGTGGATTCCCGTCCCCGGCGTTCGCTGTTGCTGACGACGGCGGCAATCGCCGCATCGATGTTCCTCCTGCCCCTGGCGGTGGGGAACCTTCCCGTCGCCCTGGTGCTGATGACTGTCTGGGGTGCCGGCCTGGGCGCCATCGGTATCTACAACCAGTCCGCGATCCTGCGTGCAGGCGGCGAATACAGCGAGGCAGCCAACGGACTCACTGTCCTCACCATCCAGTTGGGCATCACCGTCGGCGCCCTCTACGGTTCGGCCGCCCTGGTGGTTGGCGGACCGCTGCTGGTTCCGGCCGCCGCGGCGATCCCGGTGGTGGCGGCGTTCGTCATCACCCTTGCCGGGAAGAGGTACGCCTACCCCCCGGGCCCGCGGGAGCGGATCTGGCTGGAGCCCCGCCCCATCACCGACAAAGTCGAAGATCCCGCCTAG
- a CDS encoding RbsD/FucU family protein, whose protein sequence is MINYTLTHPGLLAALAESGHGSQILVADANYPHNTGAPASARRIALNLRPGLLTIDQILEVLVDAVPLEAAAVMTPPDGNWTEAVKGYERTLGTEVPITSHQRFEFYDAARSPNVAVVIASGDTRHYANLLLTIGVRPDGTA, encoded by the coding sequence ATGATCAACTACACCCTGACCCATCCGGGACTGCTGGCCGCTCTCGCGGAATCCGGCCACGGCTCGCAGATCCTTGTTGCCGACGCCAACTACCCGCACAACACCGGAGCACCCGCATCGGCCCGTCGCATTGCCCTGAACCTGCGGCCCGGCCTGCTGACGATTGACCAGATCCTCGAAGTCCTGGTCGACGCCGTCCCCCTGGAGGCCGCGGCAGTGATGACCCCGCCGGACGGAAACTGGACGGAGGCCGTCAAGGGCTACGAACGGACGTTGGGCACGGAAGTCCCCATCACGTCCCATCAGCGCTTCGAGTTCTATGACGCCGCACGCTCGCCCAACGTCGCCGTCGTCATTGCCAGCGGCGACACCCGGCACTACGCCAACCTGCTGCTCACCATCGGCGTGCGGCCCGACGGCACGGCCTGA
- a CDS encoding mechanosensitive ion channel family protein yields MLDVLNPALPFIAVALAVLAGLTLSWLLRKVVLRLNRKRPELQATSRVARQPLRLALCLVGVRTALGLTAGSESWHAAVDHFLLIALIGALAWLVIAVLLIVEAVVLNRHSVDVADNRRARRLRTQMILARRIAVALVVVLALGSAMLTFPAIQALGAGLLASAGVISIVAGLAAQTSLVNVFAGMQLAFTDAIRVDDVVVVQKEWGRIEEITLTYVVVHLWDDRRLILPSTYFTTTPFENWTRRQSEVMGTVEFDLDWRAPVEDMRTELRRALAGTELWDERVGVLQITDATGGFVRVRILVSAADSAALFDLRCLVRETMVTFLQQNHPEALPHQRWEQAADRNPADDGGTGNRRRSPLRGLGSPAAADSRAADPHESQLFTGSMEAVERSRAFSGPGDEVFEERDRNLASRN; encoded by the coding sequence ATGCTAGATGTCCTGAACCCCGCCCTGCCCTTTATCGCCGTGGCCTTGGCGGTGCTGGCCGGACTCACACTGTCCTGGCTGCTCCGCAAGGTGGTCCTCCGCCTGAACCGGAAACGGCCTGAGCTGCAGGCCACCTCCCGGGTGGCCCGCCAGCCGCTGCGGCTGGCGCTGTGCCTTGTGGGCGTCCGCACTGCGCTGGGCCTGACGGCGGGAAGCGAAAGCTGGCACGCCGCCGTCGACCATTTCCTGCTGATTGCCCTCATCGGTGCCCTCGCCTGGCTGGTCATTGCGGTGCTGCTGATCGTTGAGGCCGTGGTGCTGAACCGGCACAGCGTGGACGTGGCGGACAACCGGCGGGCACGGCGGCTGCGCACGCAGATGATCCTGGCCCGCCGGATTGCCGTGGCGCTGGTGGTGGTGCTCGCCCTCGGCAGTGCCATGCTGACCTTCCCCGCCATCCAGGCGCTCGGTGCCGGACTGCTGGCATCCGCCGGCGTGATCTCCATCGTCGCCGGCCTGGCCGCACAGACGTCCCTGGTGAACGTCTTCGCCGGTATGCAGCTGGCCTTCACCGACGCCATCCGCGTGGACGACGTGGTGGTGGTGCAGAAGGAATGGGGCCGGATCGAGGAAATCACGCTCACCTACGTGGTGGTGCATCTTTGGGATGACCGCCGGCTGATCCTGCCCTCGACCTACTTCACCACCACGCCGTTCGAGAACTGGACCCGCCGCCAGTCCGAGGTGATGGGCACCGTGGAGTTCGACCTCGACTGGCGCGCCCCCGTGGAGGACATGCGCACCGAGCTTCGCCGGGCCCTGGCCGGCACCGAGCTGTGGGACGAACGCGTGGGAGTCCTGCAGATTACCGATGCCACCGGCGGGTTCGTCCGCGTCCGGATCCTGGTGAGCGCCGCGGACAGCGCCGCGCTCTTCGACCTGCGCTGCCTGGTGCGCGAAACCATGGTCACCTTCCTCCAGCAGAACCACCCGGAGGCCCTGCCGCACCAGCGCTGGGAGCAGGCAGCGGACAGAAATCCAGCGGACGACGGCGGCACGGGCAACCGGCGCCGGTCACCACTGCGCGGGCTGGGGTCCCCCGCTGCCGCGGATTCCCGTGCAGCCGATCCGCACGAGTCGCAGCTGTTCACCGGTTCCATGGAAGCGGTGGAGCGGTCGCGCGCCTTCTCCGGACCGGGTGACGAGGTCTTCGAGGAGCGCGACAGGAACCTGGCCTCCCGAAACTGA
- a CDS encoding alpha-L-fucosidase, which translates to MTDSIATPEEWNNLSRPVPEWFQNSPFGIFIHWGAYSVPAWAEPIGALGTIDDNEWFKHNPYAEWYYNTIRIDGSPAQQHHQEEFGGEDYDAFLDQWKAEQFDPADWVELFKSAGADYVVPTTKHHDGIALWDAPGTGERNTVHRGPRKDLIGEIARAVEDKGLKLGLYYSGGLDWHVRPFPPHTTSESVHDTSRPKDAGYAEYAYNHVVDLVDKYRPHVLWNDIEWPDAGKHFGEHGLGTLFEHFYSAVPDGVVNDRWGATHQDYGTSEYEAARENESESEWENCRGIGFSFGYNQVEGPEQSLTGQQLARHLTDVVSRGGHFLLNVGPRADGTIPEIQRQALTDLGKWMATAKQYLVGARPLQDGPGASGDDSWIRWVDRGTEVVAFVDSLDDGTEAALKLDAGRFDVAQASVAGPGGTVEAAADGLKVTLSPDRPGPAIVRIPRT; encoded by the coding sequence ATGACTGACAGCATCGCCACGCCTGAAGAGTGGAACAACCTATCCCGGCCAGTCCCGGAGTGGTTCCAGAATTCCCCCTTCGGCATCTTCATTCACTGGGGCGCCTACTCCGTCCCCGCCTGGGCGGAGCCGATCGGCGCCCTTGGCACCATAGATGATAACGAGTGGTTCAAGCACAACCCTTACGCCGAGTGGTACTACAACACCATCCGCATTGACGGCAGCCCTGCCCAGCAGCACCACCAGGAAGAGTTTGGGGGCGAGGACTATGACGCCTTCCTGGACCAGTGGAAGGCCGAACAGTTCGATCCGGCGGACTGGGTGGAGCTGTTCAAATCCGCCGGAGCTGATTACGTGGTTCCCACCACGAAGCACCACGATGGCATTGCCCTCTGGGACGCCCCGGGCACGGGGGAGCGGAACACGGTCCACCGTGGTCCCCGCAAGGACCTGATCGGCGAGATTGCCCGTGCCGTGGAGGACAAGGGGCTGAAGCTGGGCCTGTACTACTCCGGCGGCCTGGACTGGCACGTGCGCCCCTTCCCGCCGCACACCACCAGCGAAAGCGTCCACGATACGTCCCGCCCCAAGGACGCCGGCTACGCGGAGTACGCCTACAACCACGTAGTGGACCTGGTGGACAAGTACCGTCCCCACGTCCTGTGGAACGACATTGAATGGCCCGACGCCGGCAAGCACTTTGGCGAGCATGGGCTGGGAACGCTGTTTGAGCACTTCTACTCCGCTGTTCCGGACGGGGTCGTCAACGACCGTTGGGGCGCTACCCACCAGGATTACGGCACCAGCGAGTACGAAGCCGCCAGGGAAAACGAGTCCGAATCCGAGTGGGAGAACTGCAGGGGCATCGGATTCTCCTTCGGCTACAACCAGGTGGAAGGCCCGGAGCAGTCGTTGACGGGCCAACAGTTGGCCCGCCACCTGACGGACGTAGTATCCCGTGGCGGCCACTTCCTGTTGAATGTCGGTCCGCGGGCTGACGGCACCATCCCCGAAATCCAGCGCCAGGCCCTGACCGACCTCGGAAAGTGGATGGCCACCGCCAAGCAGTACCTCGTGGGGGCCCGTCCGCTTCAGGACGGTCCCGGGGCAAGCGGCGATGACTCCTGGATCCGCTGGGTGGACCGCGGAACGGAGGTAGTGGCCTTCGTTGACTCGCTGGACGACGGAACGGAAGCCGCCTTGAAGCTGGACGCGGGCAGGTTCGACGTGGCGCAGGCATCGGTGGCGGGGCCCGGCGGAACTGTCGAGGCCGCTGCAGATGGACTCAAAGTCACCCTGTCACCCGACCGGCCCGGCCCTGCCATCGTCCGCATTCCCCGGACGTAG
- a CDS encoding ArsR/SmtB family transcription factor — MDDVFKALSDPTRRDLLDELFREDGQTLSALEARFDMTRFGIAKHLRILEDAGLVVTRRRGREKLHFLNPVPIRLVHDRWVSKYAEPWAAALSDLKSRLESPMEKIFEIYIKTTPERLWEAITDSDIRSKYQFGNTLEADWSPGGRFVMGNPKAGAALGEGENLEVDPPRRLVQTMRALWGEDVKAEGTSKITWEIEPVGDSCHLTVTHSDLREGANEQLYGGWPMILSGLKTWLETGEKLTTPGSLMYT, encoded by the coding sequence ATGGACGACGTGTTCAAGGCACTCTCCGACCCCACCCGCCGGGACCTGCTCGATGAGCTGTTCCGCGAGGACGGCCAGACCCTGAGCGCACTTGAGGCACGGTTCGACATGACCCGGTTCGGGATCGCCAAGCACCTCCGCATCCTGGAGGACGCCGGGCTTGTGGTGACCCGTCGTCGCGGACGGGAGAAGCTGCACTTCCTGAATCCGGTTCCCATCCGGCTGGTCCACGACCGCTGGGTCAGCAAATATGCAGAACCATGGGCCGCTGCCCTCAGCGACCTCAAATCCAGATTGGAAAGTCCCATGGAAAAGATCTTTGAGATTTACATCAAGACCACGCCCGAACGGCTCTGGGAAGCCATCACGGACAGCGACATCCGCAGCAAGTACCAGTTCGGCAACACCCTTGAGGCCGACTGGTCCCCCGGCGGCCGGTTTGTCATGGGCAACCCGAAGGCGGGGGCAGCGCTGGGCGAAGGCGAGAACCTTGAGGTGGACCCGCCCCGCCGGCTGGTGCAGACCATGCGGGCGCTATGGGGCGAGGACGTTAAGGCTGAGGGCACGTCCAAAATCACCTGGGAAATCGAGCCGGTGGGCGATTCCTGCCACCTCACCGTCACCCACAGCGACTTGCGAGAAGGCGCCAACGAACAGCTCTACGGCGGTTGGCCGATGATCCTGTCCGGCCTGAAGACGTGGCTGGAGACCGGCGAGAAGCTCACCACGCCCGGCTCGCTGATGTACACGTAA
- a CDS encoding cupin domain-containing protein has product MQKISIDALARQQLEAALSSTNGRAADTVYGGHEKILRQTVMAMKAGTQLSEHQNPGDATVFVIQGCVSLKASGESWQGKTGDLLIVPPGLHSLHAEEDCTFLFTVAKYRD; this is encoded by the coding sequence ATGCAGAAGATATCGATCGACGCGCTGGCCCGGCAGCAGCTCGAGGCTGCTCTCTCCTCCACCAACGGCCGTGCTGCTGACACCGTCTACGGCGGACATGAAAAGATCCTCCGGCAGACCGTCATGGCCATGAAAGCCGGAACACAGCTCAGCGAGCACCAGAACCCCGGGGACGCCACGGTCTTCGTGATCCAGGGCTGCGTGAGCCTCAAGGCCTCCGGGGAGTCCTGGCAGGGCAAGACCGGCGACCTGCTGATTGTCCCGCCCGGCCTGCACAGCCTGCACGCCGAAGAGGACTGCACCTTCCTGTTCACGGTGGCAAAGTACCGCGACTGA
- a CDS encoding AGE family epimerase/isomerase: MTWLDSAAHARWLEAETDRLIRFAEASKVSTGFGWLDNYGKVFADKPTHLWITARMTHSFAVAALMGRPGAATLVDHGISALNGVLHDDEFGGWYAEVDANGPVNDTKSGYQHSFVLLAAASAVAAGRPGARELLDEALRIADTKFWDHQANMCFDSWNREFTETEAYRGGNASMHSVEAYLIVADVTGDHRWIERALHIAEVLIHHFARNNNYRVFEHFDPEWNPMPEYNTDDRASQFRAYGGTPGHWVEWARLLLHLRAGLEARGLDVPAWLLEDARGLFDAAIRDAWEPDGHRGFVYTVDWEGKPVVTTRIRWVPAEAIGGAAALYIATGEKKYADWYERIWDHARDWFIDYEHGSWKQELDEDGNVSSTVWSGKADIYHLWHCLVVPRLPLAPGLAPALAAGLLDSRLDASGRGR; encoded by the coding sequence ATGACCTGGCTCGACAGTGCAGCCCATGCACGATGGCTTGAGGCGGAAACCGACCGGCTGATCCGCTTCGCCGAGGCTTCCAAGGTATCCACGGGCTTCGGCTGGCTGGACAACTACGGCAAGGTGTTCGCCGACAAGCCGACCCATCTGTGGATCACTGCGCGGATGACGCACAGCTTCGCCGTCGCCGCGCTGATGGGGCGGCCCGGTGCTGCGACTCTCGTGGACCACGGCATCAGCGCACTCAACGGCGTCCTCCACGATGACGAGTTCGGCGGCTGGTACGCCGAGGTGGACGCCAACGGCCCCGTAAACGACACCAAGTCCGGCTACCAGCACTCCTTTGTGCTCCTGGCTGCCGCCAGCGCCGTCGCAGCAGGGCGCCCGGGAGCCCGGGAACTGCTGGACGAGGCGCTCCGGATAGCCGACACGAAGTTCTGGGACCACCAGGCCAACATGTGCTTCGACTCCTGGAACCGGGAATTCACCGAGACGGAAGCGTACCGCGGCGGCAACGCGAGCATGCACTCGGTTGAGGCCTACCTCATTGTGGCCGACGTGACCGGGGACCACCGCTGGATCGAACGGGCCCTGCACATCGCCGAGGTGCTCATTCACCACTTCGCGCGCAACAACAACTACCGGGTGTTTGAGCACTTCGACCCGGAGTGGAACCCGATGCCGGAGTACAACACCGATGACCGGGCCAGCCAGTTCCGTGCCTACGGCGGAACCCCCGGCCACTGGGTGGAGTGGGCGCGGCTGCTCCTGCACCTCCGCGCCGGACTCGAGGCCCGCGGCCTGGACGTCCCGGCCTGGCTCCTCGAGGATGCCCGGGGTCTGTTCGACGCCGCCATCCGCGACGCGTGGGAACCGGACGGCCACCGCGGGTTTGTGTACACCGTGGACTGGGAAGGCAAACCGGTTGTCACCACCCGCATCCGCTGGGTACCCGCGGAAGCCATCGGCGGCGCCGCAGCCCTCTACATTGCCACCGGAGAGAAGAAGTACGCGGACTGGTATGAGCGGATCTGGGACCATGCCCGTGACTGGTTCATCGACTACGAGCACGGGTCCTGGAAGCAGGAACTCGACGAGGACGGCAACGTCAGCTCGACTGTCTGGTCCGGCAAGGCCGATATCTACCACCTGTGGCACTGCCTGGTGGTCCCGCGCCTTCCGCTGGCCCCGGGGCTGGCTCCGGCACTGGCAGCAGGCCTGCTCGATTCCCGCCTGGACGCCTCCGGAAGGGGCCGCTGA
- a CDS encoding amidohydrolase family protein has product MVDSHVHVWDPAVLDYAWLAEAPALNKPFLPTDLPYDGYNTRGAVFVQADCRDDQALKEVDWVSGLRTDWPQLAGIVAFAPISKGEAVEKDLGQLLERPLVRGVRQLFQDRDESFMLHPDTLAGARQVAGAGLVFDACVRWWQLAALAEFARRVPGLAIVLDHMGKPPIASGELTAWRSGMQELARCGNFVVKISGAGAEADPERALAPQALPFIQETLALFGAERCMVGSDFPVSLSHPGAYLDWITTVEHAMAGASEGERSKVAQETAVRAYGLETAAEQASPQEEKD; this is encoded by the coding sequence GTGGTTGACTCACACGTCCACGTCTGGGATCCGGCCGTGCTGGACTACGCCTGGCTGGCCGAGGCTCCGGCCCTGAACAAGCCTTTCCTGCCGACGGATCTTCCGTACGACGGTTACAACACGCGGGGCGCCGTCTTCGTGCAGGCCGACTGCCGTGATGACCAGGCACTGAAGGAAGTGGACTGGGTGTCGGGCCTTCGGACGGACTGGCCCCAGCTGGCCGGGATCGTGGCGTTTGCCCCCATCAGCAAGGGCGAAGCCGTCGAGAAGGACCTTGGCCAACTTCTGGAACGGCCCCTGGTCCGCGGCGTGCGGCAGCTGTTCCAGGACCGGGACGAATCCTTTATGCTGCATCCTGACACCTTGGCGGGAGCACGGCAGGTTGCCGGCGCAGGGCTGGTTTTCGACGCGTGTGTCCGCTGGTGGCAGCTTGCAGCGCTGGCCGAATTCGCCCGCCGCGTGCCCGGCCTCGCGATCGTGCTGGACCACATGGGCAAGCCGCCCATTGCCAGCGGAGAGCTCACCGCCTGGCGCAGCGGCATGCAGGAGCTGGCCCGGTGCGGCAACTTCGTCGTCAAAATCTCCGGTGCCGGCGCAGAAGCTGACCCGGAGCGTGCCCTGGCTCCCCAGGCACTGCCGTTCATCCAGGAAACGCTGGCTCTCTTCGGGGCGGAGCGCTGCATGGTCGGCAGCGACTTCCCTGTCTCCCTGTCACACCCCGGTGCTTACCTTGACTGGATCACCACTGTGGAGCACGCGATGGCGGGCGCGTCGGAGGGCGAACGCAGCAAGGTTGCGCAGGAGACCGCAGTCCGCGCCTACGGGCTGGAAACGGCAGCAGAACAGGCAAGCCCACAAGAGGAGAAGGACTGA
- a CDS encoding DUF1304 family protein, giving the protein MNTAAQIFAVLAALIYIFVFPVESFLLRRSRWAQKFLSTPPENVSAVMMWAIPTGYKNLVIALGVIAGVVAANSGQLVVGYTLVAYCCANMVLTAPTMLLADLQGHYPRKWESVPGTLAATVPALLALLLLPLGP; this is encoded by the coding sequence ATGAACACAGCAGCACAGATCTTCGCGGTACTCGCCGCACTCATCTATATCTTCGTGTTTCCGGTGGAGAGCTTCCTTCTTCGACGCAGCCGGTGGGCGCAGAAGTTCCTGAGCACACCGCCCGAAAATGTATCCGCCGTGATGATGTGGGCCATTCCCACCGGGTACAAAAACCTGGTGATTGCGCTGGGCGTCATCGCCGGGGTGGTCGCCGCCAACTCGGGCCAGCTCGTGGTGGGCTACACACTGGTGGCCTACTGCTGCGCCAACATGGTCCTCACCGCGCCCACCATGCTGCTGGCAGACCTCCAGGGGCACTACCCCAGGAAGTGGGAGAGCGTTCCGGGGACCCTCGCCGCCACGGTTCCAGCCCTGCTGGCCCTGCTCCTCCTGCCCCTGGGACCCTAG
- a CDS encoding L-fuconate dehydratase, which yields MPKITGFDVFDVRFPTSLSADGSDAMNHDADYSAAYIVLRTDDPTLYGCGFTFTIGRGNEICAAAIELRARPLMGRDADQIGLHLGETYRELKRDSQLRWLGPDKGVEHLALGAVMNAVWDLAARQAGKPLWRFLADMTPEQIVDAADLSYLSDALTREEALGLLTRLAPTRDERLRQLTETGYPCYTTSAGWLGYSDEKLRRLCQEAVDQGYRHIKLKVGASVEDDIRRLAIAREVIGPDANLMIDANQVWDVPQAIDWVKQLAEFSPLWIEEPTSPDDVLGHAEIRRAVQPIGVATGEHGMNRVLFKQLFQAGAIDYCQLDACRLASVNEVLAVQLMAAKFGIPVCPHAGGVGLCELVQHLSIFDFIAVSGDLTGRVTEFVDHLHEHFVDPCIIKDGAYVMPANPGYSAELKQETLQEYAFPYGSYWSGTHSGQAEQAWRAGNQPGQVAFASARLGAQA from the coding sequence TTGCCAAAGATCACCGGATTCGATGTGTTTGACGTACGGTTTCCCACGTCGCTGTCGGCGGACGGCTCGGATGCCATGAACCATGATGCCGACTATTCCGCCGCCTACATCGTGCTGAGGACAGACGACCCCACACTGTACGGCTGCGGGTTCACGTTCACCATCGGCCGCGGCAACGAAATCTGCGCCGCCGCCATCGAACTGAGGGCCCGGCCCCTCATGGGACGTGACGCCGACCAGATCGGACTCCACCTCGGGGAGACATACCGGGAGCTCAAGCGCGATTCCCAGCTGCGCTGGCTGGGACCAGACAAGGGCGTGGAGCATCTGGCCCTCGGCGCAGTGATGAACGCCGTCTGGGACCTCGCTGCACGACAGGCAGGGAAGCCTCTGTGGCGGTTCCTGGCGGACATGACCCCGGAGCAAATTGTTGACGCCGCCGACCTGAGCTACCTTTCGGACGCCCTCACCCGGGAAGAAGCGCTGGGCCTCTTGACGCGCCTTGCCCCCACCAGGGACGAGCGCCTCCGGCAACTGACTGAAACCGGCTACCCCTGCTACACCACGTCCGCCGGCTGGCTGGGCTACTCCGACGAGAAGCTCCGACGGCTGTGCCAGGAGGCTGTGGACCAGGGCTACCGCCACATCAAGCTCAAAGTGGGCGCATCCGTGGAGGATGACATCCGCCGCCTCGCAATTGCACGGGAGGTGATCGGTCCCGACGCCAACCTGATGATCGATGCGAACCAGGTGTGGGATGTTCCGCAGGCTATCGACTGGGTGAAGCAACTGGCCGAATTCAGCCCCCTGTGGATCGAGGAGCCAACCAGTCCCGATGATGTCCTGGGGCACGCCGAGATCCGCAGGGCTGTACAGCCCATCGGAGTGGCCACGGGCGAACACGGCATGAACCGCGTGCTCTTCAAGCAGCTCTTCCAGGCCGGCGCGATTGACTACTGCCAGCTCGATGCCTGTCGGCTCGCCAGTGTAAACGAAGTACTCGCAGTCCAGCTGATGGCGGCCAAGTTCGGCATTCCGGTGTGCCCGCACGCCGGCGGGGTGGGTCTGTGTGAGCTGGTCCAGCACCTCTCAATCTTCGACTTCATCGCGGTGTCAGGTGACCTGACGGGGCGGGTGACCGAGTTCGTCGATCATCTGCATGAGCATTTCGTGGACCCGTGCATCATCAAGGACGGCGCCTACGTGATGCCGGCAAATCCTGGATATTCGGCCGAACTCAAGCAGGAGACGCTGCAGGAATATGCCTTTCCCTATGGCAGCTACTGGTCAGGAACCCACAGCGGCCAGGCGGAACAGGCCTGGCGGGCGGGCAACCAACCCGGCCAGGTTGCCTTCGCGAGTGCACGGCTTGGGGCGCAGGCATGA
- a CDS encoding FadR/GntR family transcriptional regulator, giving the protein MNDRSAGGVGAVDLVSGGPMSQTDVVITGVKHMLSSGRLRPGDRLPVEKDLAAELQVSRGSLREGVRALSTMGILETRQGAGTFVTTLEPSALLSALEFWVGLQDGERANQVHTVRRALETEAAAAAAVSITEQQLEQAGHILDRAHAAIHAKPVDHDVAMQCDLEFHRLIAESSRNHVLSALIETVSTTTVRGRMWRSIHDAAGLRTTHGEHLGILEALRRHDADRARTRMANHLYAVEDYVTAIPDRELQNPAVTTNVHSTPRVGVKHD; this is encoded by the coding sequence ATGAATGATAGATCCGCAGGAGGCGTCGGGGCAGTGGACCTCGTGTCCGGCGGCCCTATGTCGCAAACCGACGTCGTGATCACCGGTGTAAAGCACATGCTCTCTTCCGGTCGGCTGCGGCCGGGGGACCGGCTGCCCGTTGAAAAAGACCTTGCTGCGGAGTTGCAGGTGTCTCGTGGGTCCCTGCGTGAAGGGGTCCGTGCCCTGTCCACCATGGGGATCCTGGAAACCAGACAGGGTGCCGGTACTTTCGTCACCACCCTGGAGCCCTCTGCCCTACTGTCCGCCCTGGAATTCTGGGTGGGCCTACAGGATGGAGAACGGGCCAACCAGGTGCATACAGTGCGACGCGCGCTTGAGACCGAGGCCGCTGCTGCAGCCGCCGTTTCCATTACCGAGCAGCAACTGGAGCAGGCTGGGCACATCCTGGATCGGGCACACGCCGCCATTCATGCCAAACCCGTCGATCATGACGTAGCCATGCAATGCGATCTTGAGTTTCATCGGCTGATCGCGGAGTCATCCAGGAACCATGTGCTGTCCGCCCTAATTGAAACGGTCTCCACCACGACAGTCCGCGGACGGATGTGGCGGTCAATCCATGATGCTGCCGGACTGCGGACTACCCATGGCGAGCATCTGGGCATTTTGGAAGCACTGAGGCGGCACGATGCTGACCGTGCCCGGACCAGAATGGCTAACCATCTGTATGCCGTGGAGGACTACGTCACGGCCATCCCGGACCGCGAACTCCAGAATCCTGCCGTCACGACGAATGTCCACAGCACACCAAGAGTTGGAGTGAAACATGACTGA